The Amylolactobacillus amylophilus DSM 20533 = JCM 1125 genome contains a region encoding:
- a CDS encoding DUF177 domain-containing protein encodes MLKYNFSQVADQKNPLIQVDEAISFGPDFFERAKELIISVEKANVTGQIFYDEPFVFAQMHVVADITVPSSRSLNSVPLKLDFKFLEAYTKETPSQEDLEAIDTIIELEDDLIDLQTAVEDHLLLHIPLQNLTKEELEQDLMPKGDDWEVVSESKFLEQQKQEQVTKINPAFEKLKGLFPASEDSATDDENN; translated from the coding sequence ATGTTGAAATATAATTTTAGCCAAGTGGCAGACCAGAAGAATCCGCTGATTCAAGTAGATGAAGCAATTAGCTTCGGCCCCGATTTCTTCGAGCGGGCTAAAGAGCTGATTATCTCAGTGGAAAAAGCTAATGTGACGGGGCAAATCTTCTATGACGAACCATTTGTGTTCGCACAGATGCATGTGGTTGCGGACATTACAGTGCCCTCATCCAGAAGCCTGAATTCCGTTCCATTGAAGCTCGACTTCAAGTTCCTGGAGGCCTACACAAAGGAGACACCAAGCCAGGAAGACTTAGAAGCAATTGATACGATTATCGAGCTGGAAGATGATCTGATCGACCTCCAGACGGCCGTTGAGGATCACCTATTGTTGCACATTCCACTGCAAAATCTGACTAAAGAGGAACTAGAACAAGACCTGATGCCAAAGGGTGATGACTGGGAGGTCGTCAGTGAGTCGAAGTTCTTAGAGCAGCAGAAACAGGAGCAAGTGACGAAGATTAACCCCGCTTTTGAGAAGCTGAAGGGATTGTTTCCTGCAAGTGAAGATTCGGCTACAGATGACGAAAATAATTAA
- a CDS encoding nucleotidyltransferase, protein MSVVGVIAEFNPFHSGHEFLLNQARLVAKSDPIIVIMSGNYVQRGDVALLDKWERAKVALASGADLVFELPFNYAVQPADIFASGGIKLLASLGVTDLVFGAEDENLNFQELGDKIANITEHNIDFSDYTKTYATQYNQMVTDEVGYEVNQPNLMLAVAYAVANTKLGHPLQLHPIRRIGQAHEAELVDDELVMSSTSIRNFILHVGATERLNDWLPPVEVLAVNNAKSFPTWLMMFDYLRYRLDSSTPKELARIYQMSEGLQYKMKAEIIDHHDFTSFLRAIKSKRYTYSRLRRTCLYTLLNVAEEEMATAQSTPYLFLLGYTNLGSKYLKRQRKEFTLPIYSRVDAKLANGGPMDLQVRVDRFYEQLTMSNQNFGRRPNEVK, encoded by the coding sequence ATGAGCGTAGTAGGTGTCATCGCAGAATTTAATCCTTTTCATAGCGGTCACGAATTTCTCCTCAATCAGGCCCGTCTGGTCGCAAAAAGCGACCCGATTATTGTGATCATGTCTGGTAATTATGTGCAAAGAGGTGACGTAGCGCTGCTAGATAAATGGGAGCGTGCGAAGGTAGCACTAGCTAGTGGTGCTGATCTCGTCTTTGAGCTACCGTTTAACTATGCTGTGCAACCTGCCGATATTTTCGCTTCCGGTGGTATCAAGCTACTTGCAAGTCTTGGCGTTACCGACCTGGTTTTCGGTGCGGAGGACGAGAATCTGAATTTCCAAGAACTTGGTGATAAAATCGCGAATATCACAGAGCATAATATTGACTTCAGCGACTACACAAAGACTTATGCCACGCAATACAACCAAATGGTCACGGACGAAGTCGGCTACGAGGTTAATCAACCGAACTTGATGCTCGCGGTAGCATACGCCGTAGCTAACACCAAGTTAGGTCATCCACTGCAGCTACATCCTATTCGCAGAATTGGGCAGGCCCATGAGGCTGAACTTGTCGATGATGAGTTAGTGATGAGCTCAACCTCAATCAGAAACTTTATCCTTCACGTTGGGGCAACGGAGCGGTTGAATGATTGGCTGCCACCGGTCGAGGTACTGGCCGTGAATAACGCCAAGTCGTTTCCTACCTGGCTCATGATGTTTGACTATCTCAGATACCGCTTAGATTCTAGCACGCCAAAGGAGTTGGCTAGAATCTACCAAATGAGCGAGGGACTCCAGTACAAGATGAAGGCGGAGATCATCGATCATCACGATTTCACCAGCTTTCTGCGGGCAATCAAATCGAAACGATACACATATTCACGCTTACGTAGAACTTGTCTTTACACATTGTTGAACGTGGCGGAAGAGGAGATGGCTACGGCTCAGAGTACTCCATACCTATTCTTACTCGGCTACACTAACCTGGGGAGTAAATATCTTAAACGCCAGCGTAAGGAGTTCACGTTACCAATATACAGCAGAGTAGATGCGAAGCTCGCCAACGGTGGTCCGATGGACCTGCAGGTCCGCGTTGACCGTTTTTATGAACAATTAACTATGTCAAATCAAAACTTTGGTCGCAGACCAAACGAGGTGAAATAA
- a CDS encoding class I SAM-dependent DNA methyltransferase has protein sequence MDNYQVFAAVYDDLMDKSLYAEWLKYVQKRVPTGQRILELASGAGDLAQRLVAEKYDLTVSDLSESMLELAASKVGGDSDTDFLLLDMLNFDFAAEYDAVICFDDSICYLKDEEQLRQTFQNVWRALKPGGQFLFDSHSLFQMDHVFPEYMFNEINEDYTFVWKSFIGEQPHSIVHDLQIFIPTDVTESEATASKFECFEEMHHERTYPIATYRKLLQEAQFELTELTTDFTDGFDGATGRRWFFQCRKVV, from the coding sequence ATGGATAACTATCAAGTTTTTGCCGCGGTTTACGATGACCTGATGGACAAATCATTATACGCTGAGTGGTTGAAGTATGTGCAAAAGCGCGTGCCAACTGGTCAGCGCATTTTGGAACTAGCGAGTGGGGCTGGCGACCTGGCCCAGAGGCTGGTGGCAGAGAAGTATGATTTAACCGTTTCTGATCTATCCGAATCCATGCTGGAATTAGCTGCCTCAAAAGTGGGCGGAGATTCGGACACGGATTTTTTGCTGCTTGATATGCTGAATTTTGACTTTGCAGCGGAGTATGATGCGGTAATTTGTTTCGATGACTCCATCTGCTACCTGAAGGACGAAGAGCAATTACGGCAAACCTTTCAGAACGTTTGGCGTGCGCTGAAGCCGGGCGGGCAGTTTCTGTTCGATAGTCATTCCTTATTTCAGATGGACCATGTCTTCCCTGAGTACATGTTTAATGAGATTAATGAGGACTACACATTTGTCTGGAAGAGCTTTATTGGGGAACAGCCACACAGTATTGTACATGACCTCCAGATTTTCATTCCAACAGACGTGACCGAATCAGAAGCGACCGCCAGCAAATTTGAGTGTTTCGAAGAAATGCACCACGAGAGAACGTACCCCATCGCCACGTACCGTAAGTTACTACAGGAAGCACAATTTGAACTTACTGAGCTGACGACGGATTTCACCGATGGCTTCGATGGTGCCACCGGGCGTCGGTGGTTCTTTCAGTGTAGGAAGGTGGTTTAA
- the rsfS gene encoding ribosome silencing factor, with protein sequence MNSKDLLKLIVGAVDEKHGEEIIVYDMRGISILSDYVVITNGNSNRQAHAITENVSEKLKEVNYYDFNIEGNKDSNWLLIDAKEVLVNVFTDEAREFYGLEKLWSDAKEIPVAELVD encoded by the coding sequence TTGAATAGCAAAGACTTATTAAAACTCATTGTGGGCGCGGTTGACGAGAAACACGGCGAGGAGATAATCGTGTATGACATGCGGGGAATTAGTATTCTGTCCGACTATGTGGTCATCACAAACGGTAACTCGAACAGACAGGCACACGCGATCACGGAGAACGTCTCAGAGAAGCTGAAAGAGGTAAATTATTACGATTTCAATATCGAAGGAAATAAGGACTCTAATTGGCTGCTGATTGATGCCAAGGAAGTCCTCGTGAACGTCTTCACCGACGAGGCAAGGGAATTCTATGGCTTGGAGAAGCTCTGGTCAGATGCGAAGGAAATCCCAGTGGCAGAGTTAGTCGACTAA
- the yqeK gene encoding bis(5'-nucleosyl)-tetraphosphatase (symmetrical) YqeK — MDNSTNLFFTNTFSDLSSDELVQRVRNKLSDFRFAHCVRTSYMAKELAATNHVDQERAAVAGFVHDYAKEVAPEDYRRAIIEEGLDRNLLEWNRSIWHGIVGANYVEQELHIHDQAILDAIRHHTTGSPDMSELDKVIFMADYIEPGRKFPGVEVARERTALNLDAGVAYELQQTLLYLIEGRERVFPLTVAAYNKLGIKTEENFFE; from the coding sequence ATGGATAATAGTACCAATTTATTTTTTACTAACACTTTTTCTGACCTCAGCAGTGACGAACTAGTTCAACGTGTACGCAACAAACTGAGTGACTTTCGGTTTGCTCATTGCGTGCGGACGAGCTACATGGCAAAAGAACTAGCCGCCACGAACCACGTGGACCAAGAACGCGCAGCGGTGGCCGGTTTCGTGCATGATTATGCCAAGGAAGTTGCACCGGAGGATTATCGGAGAGCGATTATTGAAGAAGGACTCGATCGTAATCTACTGGAATGGAATCGCAGCATCTGGCACGGTATCGTTGGTGCCAACTACGTAGAGCAGGAATTGCACATCCATGACCAAGCCATCCTAGATGCAATCAGACACCACACAACGGGTAGCCCAGATATGAGCGAGCTCGACAAGGTCATCTTCATGGCCGACTACATCGAACCGGGACGTAAATTCCCGGGGGTTGAGGTTGCGAGAGAGAGGACAGCACTAAATCTGGACGCAGGTGTCGCCTACGAACTTCAACAGACATTATTATACTTAATCGAAGGACGAGAGCGGGTTTTTCCCCTAACCGTAGCGGCTTATAATAAATTAGGAATCAAGACAGAGGAGAATTTTTTTGAATAG
- a CDS encoding nicotinate-nucleotide adenylyltransferase, whose translation MNSVSTMKHVVVEPKVQVALQEQNTKKAVGILGGTFNPIHIAHLILAEQVYSKLNLDEIWFIPDNIPPHVNKKGAIAPRHRVEMIRLAIRDNPHFKVDLTEIMRGGISYTIDTVKELRRRHPENDFYLIMGGDMISDFKNWKNPHELASLIKLVGVKRPGYVQLCDFPIIWVDAPFMSVSSTQIRELLQAGNSVKYLVPQGVSEYITKEGLYNG comes from the coding sequence ATGAATTCAGTGAGTACGATGAAACACGTTGTTGTAGAACCGAAGGTACAGGTAGCTCTTCAGGAGCAAAATACCAAGAAGGCTGTGGGTATCTTAGGCGGCACCTTCAATCCGATTCATATCGCACACTTGATTTTGGCCGAACAGGTGTACAGTAAGTTAAACCTCGACGAAATCTGGTTTATCCCTGATAATATTCCACCTCATGTGAATAAAAAAGGCGCCATTGCACCACGACACCGGGTTGAAATGATTCGGTTGGCAATTCGCGATAACCCACACTTTAAGGTGGATCTGACCGAGATCATGCGTGGCGGCATCAGTTATACAATCGACACGGTAAAGGAACTACGACGACGCCACCCAGAGAATGATTTCTACCTGATTATGGGTGGAGACATGATTAGTGACTTTAAAAATTGGAAGAATCCGCATGAGCTCGCGAGCCTAATCAAGCTGGTGGGCGTGAAACGACCTGGTTACGTCCAGCTGTGTGATTTTCCAATCATCTGGGTTGACGCACCGTTCATGTCGGTTAGTTCGACTCAGATTAGGGAGTTACTACAGGCTGGCAACTCCGTGAAATACCTTGTTCCACAGGGTGTGAGCGAGTACATTACTAAAGAAGGTTTATACAATGGATAA
- a CDS encoding YhbY family RNA-binding protein: MLNGKQKRYLRSLAMKQRATMQVGKAGITEAVIKQLQNEIEKNELLKISLLQNTVVEPAEVQVEIQATDATIEFVQKIGRNMVFYKRATEPKNRNISAHVGKLK, translated from the coding sequence ATGTTAAATGGTAAGCAAAAAAGATATCTAAGAAGTTTAGCAATGAAACAAAGAGCAACAATGCAGGTTGGTAAGGCCGGCATCACAGAGGCTGTGATTAAGCAGTTGCAAAATGAGATTGAGAAGAACGAACTTTTGAAAATCTCTTTGTTGCAAAATACGGTTGTGGAACCGGCGGAAGTCCAAGTGGAGATTCAGGCTACGGATGCAACTATCGAATTCGTGCAGAAGATTGGCCGCAACATGGTGTTCTACAAACGCGCAACTGAGCCTAAGAACCGGAATATTTCCGCGCATGTAGGTAAACTCAAGTAA
- the yqeH gene encoding ribosome biogenesis GTPase YqeH, producing the protein MSLEQNNSTSKTEEIRCIGCGAVLQSTDEHEPGYLPASALQKILSGETENIYCQRCFRLRHYNEIMPVQTDNDDFLKLLSTIGNTNHALVVNVVDLFDFDGSVIPSLPRFIGDNKFILVGNKIDLFPKNTNQRKVKDWLRQQANKVGLFPEDIFLVSAKRRTNITEFLSFLAQRAGKKNDVYFVGTTNVGKSTLVNAIIAAMGDIKDLITTSRFPGTTLDRIEIPLAEGNMLIDTPGIISPNQLAHFLAPDQLDLISPQKRLKPVTFQLTPGQTVFLAGIGRVDFISGPASSFVVYADQKLYLHRTKTVNADAFYEKHVGELLVPPSTDQLAEIPSLVGKIFKPQDKSDLIFGGVGFITVPGGITVKTYTPNQIGLGMRRAII; encoded by the coding sequence TTGAGTTTAGAACAAAATAACAGCACGAGCAAAACAGAAGAGATTAGATGCATTGGCTGTGGAGCCGTGTTGCAGAGTACAGATGAGCACGAACCGGGCTATCTACCTGCTAGCGCCTTACAGAAAATCCTTAGTGGCGAAACAGAAAATATCTACTGCCAAAGGTGTTTTAGACTCCGGCACTACAATGAAATCATGCCGGTTCAGACTGACAATGATGATTTCTTGAAGTTGCTTAGCACGATTGGGAATACGAACCACGCACTCGTCGTTAACGTAGTCGACCTGTTCGACTTCGATGGCAGTGTGATTCCTTCGCTACCACGTTTTATCGGGGATAATAAATTCATCCTTGTGGGTAATAAGATTGACCTCTTTCCAAAGAACACGAATCAGCGAAAGGTCAAGGATTGGTTACGCCAACAAGCCAACAAGGTGGGTCTTTTTCCAGAGGATATTTTCTTAGTGAGCGCTAAGAGAAGGACAAATATTACTGAATTTCTGAGCTTCCTAGCACAACGTGCGGGTAAGAAAAACGACGTTTACTTCGTCGGTACAACGAATGTCGGGAAGTCGACCTTGGTGAACGCGATCATCGCAGCCATGGGGGATATCAAAGACCTAATCACCACATCCAGGTTCCCCGGCACCACGCTTGATCGAATCGAAATCCCGCTTGCCGAGGGCAACATGTTAATCGACACACCGGGAATTATCTCGCCTAATCAGCTGGCGCACTTCCTGGCCCCAGACCAGCTGGACTTAATCTCACCGCAGAAACGTTTGAAGCCGGTCACCTTCCAGTTGACGCCCGGTCAGACCGTTTTCCTAGCTGGAATTGGCCGCGTGGACTTCATTTCGGGTCCGGCAAGTAGCTTCGTCGTATATGCTGATCAGAAACTCTATCTGCACCGCACTAAAACGGTGAATGCCGATGCGTTTTACGAGAAACACGTTGGTGAGCTATTAGTACCACCAAGCACGGACCAGCTAGCGGAGATCCCAAGCCTCGTAGGTAAAATATTCAAACCACAGGATAAGAGTGATTTGATTTTCGGCGGCGTGGGCTTCATAACGGTCCCGGGCGGAATCACAGTTAAAACATACACACCGAACCAAATTGGTTTGGGCATGAGAAGGGCAATAATCTAA
- a CDS encoding YqeG family HAD IIIA-type phosphatase: MTIFRPALTIDSIYNLNVADLKRRGINAVFSDLDNTLLAWNIEESVEAMDELNERLLAGGITLVVISNNNHARIQKVLAPYGIKFVARAKKPLPGGINKALRQFGFRREQTLMVGDQLLTDMIAGNLALTKTVLVKPLVETDAWNTSINRFFEKFIFFFLNMKRKITFKEYLN; this comes from the coding sequence ATGACTATTTTTCGACCAGCACTCACGATCGATTCGATTTATAATTTAAACGTCGCAGATTTGAAACGGCGCGGCATAAATGCCGTTTTCAGTGATCTAGATAATACGCTTTTGGCATGGAATATTGAGGAATCAGTGGAGGCGATGGACGAGCTCAATGAACGCCTGTTAGCTGGTGGAATCACGCTTGTGGTCATCTCAAATAATAATCATGCCAGAATCCAAAAGGTGTTGGCGCCGTACGGTATCAAGTTTGTGGCGCGGGCGAAGAAGCCACTGCCAGGGGGCATCAATAAGGCGCTGCGGCAGTTTGGGTTTAGGCGTGAACAGACGCTCATGGTTGGGGACCAGTTGCTGACAGACATGATTGCTGGCAACCTAGCTTTAACCAAGACAGTTTTGGTAAAACCGTTAGTTGAAACGGATGCTTGGAATACAAGTATCAATCGTTTCTTTGAAAAGTTTATTTTCTTCTTTTTAAATATGAAGCGGAAAATCACCTTTAAGGAGTATCTAAATTGA
- a CDS encoding VOC family protein, which translates to MQLHHITLLTGDIDSTSHFYTQILGFRFIKNSVNQENPTRRHIYFGNYNGQPGTVTTFIEVPRLGTRYDEDSYIQGLDYYAPAKGSKFWQQHLTTNNITFSNQNDILSFTDPQGTPIRICFIAEEPAAASVIRNSTIPPQYQLLRLKNTNIYVTDLDAEEHFFTEMTGIETVNHLLNLDLGQSITLMPAEQPGTKRFGRGSIDHVALSAVDKNEIAAIRNSGNERNFHFEKEIDRKYFYSVYFRDPNRNRIEFATLAPGFTVDEDLDSLGEKLGLPDNLEPLREELIDFYANEGVNFKS; encoded by the coding sequence ATGCAATTACATCATATCACGTTGTTGACCGGCGATATCGATTCAACAAGCCATTTTTATACACAAATTTTGGGTTTTCGCTTTATCAAGAACTCCGTCAACCAGGAGAATCCCACTAGACGACATATTTATTTCGGTAATTACAATGGGCAGCCCGGCACGGTGACCACATTTATCGAGGTACCGCGTCTTGGCACTCGCTATGACGAGGATAGCTACATTCAGGGACTCGATTACTACGCTCCCGCTAAAGGCAGCAAATTCTGGCAGCAACATTTGACGACCAATAATATCACATTTTCCAATCAGAATGATATTTTGAGCTTTACTGACCCGCAAGGCACGCCGATAAGAATTTGCTTTATCGCTGAGGAGCCTGCTGCAGCAAGTGTAATTCGTAATAGCACAATTCCGCCACAGTACCAGCTTCTGCGCCTCAAAAACACAAATATCTATGTGACGGATTTGGACGCCGAAGAACACTTTTTCACCGAAATGACTGGTATCGAAACGGTAAACCACTTGCTTAATTTAGACCTTGGTCAATCGATCACACTTATGCCAGCCGAGCAGCCAGGGACCAAACGTTTCGGTCGCGGTAGCATCGACCATGTTGCCTTAAGCGCGGTTGATAAAAATGAAATTGCTGCCATTCGAAACAGTGGTAACGAGCGGAACTTCCACTTCGAAAAGGAAATTGACCGCAAGTATTTCTACTCCGTCTACTTCAGAGATCCGAACCGTAATCGGATAGAATTTGCCACCCTGGCACCTGGTTTTACTGTCGATGAAGACCTTGATTCTTTGGGCGAAAAACTTGGCTTACCGGATAATCTCGAACCGCTTCGTGAGGAACTAATCGATTTCTATGCCAATGAAGGGGTCAATTTCAAAAGCTAG
- a CDS encoding class A sortase, with protein MAIPCQKVSLPILAERTDANLSVGAAEYTPHQKMGHGNYVLASHNYAGADVLLNRIKNLAAGQKIYLTDFSQIFMYQVTLLRVINEREIHYLAQTENPTLTLIRCEEPVGTDQRLIVQAKLVSLCRGIQKSPTSCGTAIGDS; from the coding sequence TTGGCGATTCCATGTCAAAAAGTTAGCCTACCCATCCTGGCTGAGCGTACAGATGCCAACTTATCAGTCGGTGCTGCCGAATATACCCCGCACCAGAAGATGGGTCATGGCAATTATGTCTTGGCTAGTCATAACTATGCTGGCGCCGATGTCTTGTTGAATCGTATTAAGAATTTGGCGGCTGGCCAGAAGATTTATCTGACAGACTTCAGCCAGATATTCATGTATCAGGTTACGCTGCTGCGAGTCATCAATGAACGTGAAATTCACTATCTTGCGCAAACGGAAAATCCTACTTTAACTTTGATTCGTTGTGAGGAGCCGGTTGGCACGGATCAACGGCTGATTGTCCAAGCTAAGCTGGTCTCTCTCTGTCGTGGCATACAAAAAAGCCCAACCAGCTGTGGTACAGCGATTGGGGATAGTTAA
- a CDS encoding FAD-dependent oxidoreductase — translation MVQKKVAIIGASHGGHQSILELLTRYGKDVDITLFEAGDFISFMSCGMELYLQDKVTDVTDVRNFRPENFPQENVHILANHEVTQIDADNKKLTVVDHIKEATNEFTYDKLILSSGVTPNALPLPGKELENIFLMRGYDWARKIKAKLEDDSVQNVTVIGTGYIGIEAAQVFAEAGRNVTIIDVIDRPLGTYLDQEMTDILRAELEEHGVHVVTGAKISEFSGSTSVTAVKTDQGDFPSDLVIEAAGVKPNTAWLTGTVELDQRGWIVTDEYLRTNLPDVSAVGDATLALSIPAGKKMPIALATVARREARYVVEHLFEEKPNVPFKGVVGSSALSVFDYQFAATGLNEFSAGRAGIPLKTDFYQDTLRPKYVPVEQGNSDVYVKLAYDEQTHQLLGGAVLSKAAITAQGNTLALAVAQQLTLEDLADSDFFFQPGFDRQWSLLNLAAQHALGEEPFVE, via the coding sequence ATGGTTCAAAAAAAAGTAGCAATAATTGGTGCATCACATGGTGGACATCAATCCATTCTAGAATTACTGACTAGATACGGTAAAGATGTTGATATCACACTATTTGAGGCTGGTGATTTCATCTCATTTATGTCTTGTGGAATGGAATTATACTTGCAAGATAAGGTAACTGACGTCACGGATGTCCGTAATTTTAGACCGGAGAATTTCCCACAAGAAAATGTACATATTCTGGCTAACCATGAAGTAACGCAGATTGATGCAGATAATAAGAAATTGACGGTCGTGGATCACATAAAAGAGGCAACGAATGAATTTACCTACGATAAATTAATTCTTAGTTCTGGTGTCACGCCAAATGCTTTGCCACTTCCTGGTAAAGAACTTGAGAATATTTTCTTGATGCGTGGCTACGATTGGGCACGTAAGATTAAGGCAAAGCTTGAGGACGATTCTGTCCAGAACGTAACTGTGATTGGTACGGGCTATATTGGCATTGAGGCGGCACAGGTATTTGCGGAAGCTGGTCGTAATGTAACAATCATCGATGTCATTGACCGACCACTCGGTACCTATCTCGATCAGGAAATGACGGATATTCTGCGCGCCGAATTAGAAGAACATGGCGTTCACGTGGTTACTGGTGCCAAAATATCGGAATTCAGTGGTTCAACAAGCGTTACTGCTGTGAAGACTGATCAGGGTGATTTTCCAAGTGATTTGGTGATTGAGGCTGCCGGGGTGAAGCCAAATACTGCATGGCTCACTGGTACAGTTGAATTAGACCAACGTGGGTGGATTGTGACCGATGAGTACCTACGTACCAATCTGCCAGATGTGTCGGCAGTTGGTGACGCGACCTTGGCACTTTCCATTCCTGCAGGCAAGAAGATGCCGATTGCTCTAGCAACGGTGGCTCGGCGTGAGGCGCGCTATGTTGTAGAACACCTCTTTGAGGAGAAGCCGAATGTGCCATTTAAAGGTGTTGTGGGTTCATCAGCGCTTTCGGTCTTTGATTATCAATTTGCAGCGACCGGTTTGAACGAATTTAGCGCTGGTCGAGCGGGTATCCCACTCAAAACAGATTTCTATCAAGATACGCTAAGACCAAAGTATGTGCCGGTAGAACAGGGTAACTCAGATGTGTATGTCAAGCTGGCTTATGACGAGCAGACTCACCAACTATTAGGTGGAGCTGTGCTGTCGAAGGCGGCAATTACCGCACAGGGCAATACTCTTGCATTGGCAGTGGCACAGCAGCTCACGCTTGAGGATCTTGCTGATAGTGATTTCTTCTTCCAACCCGGCTTCGACCGACAATGGAGTTTGCTGAACCTTGCAGCTCAACACGCGCTAGGTGAGGAACCATTTGTTGAATAG
- the rplT gene encoding 50S ribosomal protein L20 yields the protein MPRVKGGTVTRKRRKKVLKLAKGYRGAKHLLFKSANAQVMNSYRYAFRDRRQVKRDFRKLWIARINAAARMNDISYSKLMHGLKLAEVDINRKMLADLAYNDAAAFTALVETAKKALN from the coding sequence ATGCCAAGAGTTAAAGGTGGAACTGTAACACGTAAACGTCGTAAAAAGGTTTTAAAGCTTGCAAAGGGTTATAGAGGAGCTAAGCATTTACTGTTTAAATCAGCCAATGCCCAAGTAATGAACTCATACCGTTATGCATTCCGTGATCGTCGCCAGGTTAAGCGCGACTTCAGAAAGCTTTGGATTGCCCGGATCAACGCTGCTGCAAGAATGAACGATATTTCATACAGCAAGTTAATGCACGGCTTAAAGTTGGCTGAGGTAGACATCAACCGTAAGATGCTCGCTGACCTTGCTTATAACGATGCTGCTGCATTCACAGCATTAGTTGAGACAGCTAAGAAAGCTTTAAACTAG
- the rpmI gene encoding 50S ribosomal protein L35 gives MPKQKTHRASAKRFKRTGNGGLKRHHAYTGHRFHGKTKKQRRHLSKAAMVSASDIKRIKQMLSQMR, from the coding sequence ATGCCTAAACAAAAAACACATCGTGCTTCAGCAAAACGTTTTAAGAGAACTGGAAATGGTGGCTTGAAGCGTCACCATGCATACACTGGTCACCGTTTCCACGGTAAGACAAAGAAACAACGTCGTCATTTAAGTAAAGCTGCTATGGTTTCTGCCAGCGATATCAAACGTATCAAACAAATGCTTTCACAAATGCGTTAA
- the infC gene encoding translation initiation factor IF-3 yields the protein MMLNENIRERELRVISDSGEQLGIISKAEALKKAEDANLDLVLISPNAKPPVAKIMDYGKFRFEQQKKLKENKKNQKIVSLKEVRLSPTIEDNDFKTKLNNARKFLSKGDKVRVSIRFKGRAITHKELGQRVLEKMAKEAADIANVEARPKMEGRSMFLILSPSADKDKKK from the coding sequence TTGATGTTAAATGAAAATATTCGTGAACGTGAACTTCGTGTGATTTCTGACTCTGGTGAGCAACTGGGAATTATCAGTAAAGCAGAAGCTTTGAAGAAGGCTGAAGATGCTAATTTAGACTTAGTATTAATTTCGCCAAACGCAAAGCCACCTGTAGCGAAGATTATGGATTACGGAAAATTCCGTTTCGAACAACAAAAAAAGCTCAAGGAAAACAAGAAAAATCAAAAGATTGTTAGTCTGAAGGAAGTTCGGCTTAGCCCAACTATCGAAGACAATGACTTTAAGACAAAGCTCAATAATGCTCGTAAGTTCCTTAGTAAAGGTGATAAAGTTCGGGTCTCTATTCGTTTTAAGGGACGTGCAATCACGCATAAGGAACTTGGACAAAGGGTTTTGGAAAAGATGGCTAAGGAAGCTGCCGACATCGCTAATGTCGAGGCTCGTCCTAAGATGGAAGGCCGTAGTATGTTTTTAATCTTGTCGCCAAGTGCTGACAAAGATAAAAAGAAATAA